The DNA region TTGGTATCGAATTCCTCCGGGAATGGTGAGACTCCTAGTTTCATCTTGGTAGGTTCTTTTAAGTTCCATAAATCCATAAACAAGATCAATTCCAGCCCCAATCGCAAGGTTTCCTTTTTGATATCCAGCACCAAATGTTGATTTTACGGTCATAAATCGAAAATTCAAATCTTCTACTGCTTTTGTACTTTCTCCAATGATGGGGATGTTTGTTCCAAATGTTTCATTTAATGTTTTTCCATCGGGAGTATTTCGTTTGATATTTTTAAATTGTCCACCACCTACACCTTGCGCGTACAATGCGAAACCAATACTGATATTATCCGTAACAGGTTGGATGATTCCAATATAAGGCAAAACTGCTTTTGGGTGTTCCACCATTGAGTTTTGATAAGAACGATTGGGATTTGAATCTATGTATTCATCATTATATTCGATAGAGGGGAAGTGGATTCCGGAACCTAACTCCCATTTGGTTCTTTTCACTCGAGCCAAATGGGATGGGTTCGATTCTAGATCCATCACCGATCCGCCGACGGCCGCGAAGGCTCCTCCCATTCCGGCTTGTCTGGCCCCGAAGGCAGGTTGCATGATCCCGTGGAAGGCCAAAAGTTTTCTTTCCGAAAAGCATGGGCCAAGGCTTAGAATTAGAATGAATAAAACTTTGAAAATGCGACTCGAAATCATTTATCTCAAGGAAAGAGTCACAGCTACTGTGTCAAGTGAAATCAACTAAGGAAAAATAGAGAAACCTCTGGAGGCTAGGATTCCCAAGATTGCAATTGTAATCGAAATCAAAAGATTGAACCTTCCAAAAAACGAGGAAGTCCTTCTATACCGTTCAAAACGTACGGGATCTGTTGTTAAATAAGAAAAGGTTTTTGGGCCAGTTACAAAATCATGATACAACGATGATAAAAATAAAATTGTAAATAGTCCTATTTTAGTAATAAACATGAAACCAATGTTAGATGTCCAAAAATCCCAATGGAAACCAAACTGAAAGTATCCTTTCTCGAACAAAAGTCCAAATCCTGAAATGATAAACACAAAGAATATATAATAAGAAATATTTCTAAACTGAGTCGCTGTGAGTTGTAACAATCTTAATTTTTGATCTTTTAATTCTGGATTTCTAATCACAGGGATAACAACAATCACATAAAAAATCATTCCACCAACCCAAACCATCGCTGAGAAGATATGAAAAATTAAAAGTATAAGATAAAACGACATGATGAGTTATCTTTAGATACATACACTTGTTTGTCGTTTCCTTTTTTGGTTTTAGAAACAATCTAAAAATTTAGTTTATATATTTTCCTTTTTAGAAAAAAGGAATCTTTTGGGATGGGTAAACAGTATGTCCCAAATTAGAAAAATTCCAGAATTGTTATTACCCGCTGGTAACTTAGATAAATTAGAAATCGCTTATATGTTTGGTGCGGACGCAGCTTATTGTGGTGTTCCTAGGTTTTCACTTCGAGCAAGAGAAAATGATTTTACGATGGAAGCTCTGGAAAAGGGAGTTACACTTGCAAGAGAACTCGGTAAAAAAATTTATTTTACCGTAAATAACATTCCGAGGAATTCGAAACTACCTTCATATCCTAAATATTTAGATCAGATGGCCGCATTAAAACCAGATGCTTTTATTATGGCAGATCCTGGATTGATTTTAATGACCAAAGAAGCACATCCGGAAATAGACATCCATATCTCTGTCCAAGCGAACACTATGAACTATGCTGCCGTCAGATTTTGGAAACAATTCGGAGCCACTCGTGTCATTTTATCTCGTGAAGTATCTATCTCTGAAATTGCCGAAATTAAAAATCAAGTTCCCGATATGGAAATTGAAGTTTTTGTTCATGGATCCATTTGTATTGCTCACAGCGGTCGTTGTTTTATGAGTAATTATTTTAAAAAACGAGATGCTAACCAAGGATCTTGTAACAATGCCTGTCGAGATTTGTATAAGGTATTTGTCACCAACCCTAAACAAAATGAGGAACCAATGGAACTCATCACAGATGATGAGGGAACTTTTTTAATGAATTCGAAAGACCTTCGTGCCATTGAGTTTTTGCAAGAGTTATGTGATGCAGGAGTTGATTCTGTCAAAGTAGAGGGTCGTACTAAAAATGATTATTATGTAGGAATGGTGGCCCGTAGTTATAGACATACATTGGATCGTATATCGCGAGGTGAAAGTTTTGATCGCAAGTGGTTGGAGGAACTAGACAAAGTATCTTCTCGAAAATACTTCTCTGGTTTTTTAACTCGAGGAATGGAAGATCGCATTCCAGAAGAAGAAAGAGAATTTCAAAACAATGAATTTGGAACTAGTCTTTTTATGAGCCAAAAGTATGCGGGACTTGTAAAAGAATATAAATCTGATACAAAACGGATTGTCATTGAAGTCAAAAACAAAATCCAAAAAGGGGATGTCATGGAAGTCATCACTGCCGTAGATTCCAATCCCTTAACCTTCACAGTAGACCAAATCTTTTATAAACAAAACCTTGTGGAGGTCATCAGCGGGGGGATGGGAACCGTTGAGTTGGGAATTCCTTTTGCCATCCCTTCACGGTCATTTTTAAGTAAAAAACTGTAAGAGAGAATCTGTCTAAGGAGAACTGTTAATAGAATATAGTAATGTAAGGTAAGGATATTGTGAAAAACCGTATAAAGATTATTTTCCTCGTTTTGTTTGTAATTTTCCTAAATTGTGGCAAAGAAGCTAACGAGGAATCGGTGGCAACTGTAGAATCGGCAAAGATGTCCTCAGACATGCCGTTGGAAAAAAAAGTAGCACCAAGTGCTCCCAGAGCAGAAGTAATTTCTGAGACAGAACCCACTCCCAACCAATTGGGACAAGTATTTGTACCGATTCAAAATACTACGGAACGACTTCTCGAATACCAAGTTCAATTGAATTACCAAACGCCGGATTTAATCAAAACACGTAAGGATCTACTTAGTTTTATTACCAAATATGGTTTTATTGAAAGTAGTTCGGCGGTCAATATGGACTCTCCTTATATGAACCTTCGCGTACATATAAAATCTGAGAAATTATATGAAGCCTTGATAGAGTTGGATACTTATGGAGTTTTATTAAGTGAAGACATCTCCACTGTGGATCATACAGAAGGAATGGTTTGGCAAAAGATCAAATCAAATCGTGAAAAACTTCGTTTGGTAAGACGGACAAATGCAAACAACCAAACTTCAGCCAATTCGAAAAACTGGGAAGCAATCGAAGAAGCCATTACCGATAGTGAAAACAATTTAGATAATTCGGAACATGAGATATGGAAAATCAAAGATAAAGTAAAATGGGCTACTCTTAGTATCAATTTTACAACTCCTATCCCTGCGGATCGCATCCAAGTTCCTGTTTATAAAAATGCTTTCATTGGAATTCTGAATTTATTTTTAGAACTCACATATTATTTTATATGGATTTTACCATTAGTGATCGTTTTTGGGATTCTATACTTTCCTTTGAAAAAGATTTACCAACATTTTAAAAAATAACCAAAGACGGTGGATGTTTTTTCCGTTTTTTTAAATATTAAATAATAAAAGCTTACAATAAAATCCATTGTAAGCCATTATCTTAATTTGCAGAAATGGAATAACTTTCAATCCAGGTTGCAGACCTTTCAGGATCGTCCCAAAAATGTTCTGAGTCTTTTCCAAATTTTTTTTCGTATTCGTTAATTTTATAACTATCATGGTGGCAGTGGACAGCGGCCAGACACTCCGTTCCATTTTCGGATGTTAGTTTTAAATCTTTGGCCTCTTCGAACAAATCCAAATAACCAATTCGCCAATTGTATTTACTGAGAAGTAAAGGAATGATTTCCCTGTACATTTTGTGCGCAGACATGGAAGCGGGGCTAAAACCATGAAGGTTCACAAAGATTTTGAATTTGGTTCCTTGGGGAAGTTCGGTGAAGGTTTTTTCTAATCCATCTTTCCATTGGCTTACTTCTGTTTCGGTAATGAGTCCAGAAAGGCGGGTTGTAATGAGATTTTTTTTATCATCCCATCGTGTATAAAGTTCTTTGTCCATATCCATTTGACTTACGGATAAATCCCAAAATCTTAAAAAGATTCTTGTAAGAATGAATCTAGGTAGATTGTCAAAAAACTAGGATTCCAAATTCTTACCATTGAGTCCATTAAAACAGGGAAACCAATGATCGTTATTGTGTTTATGAAAACGTCTACGCACATACTTACGACGAGGAAATGTCTTCTTCGGCACAAAACTTAGCCTCAACTGCAGAGATTTTAAAAGGAATTACAGAAAGTTTTATGTTATAAAAATCTTAAAATGGTTCGACATAGAACCAAAATTTGCCACCATTTTTAAGAAATGGTGGTCTTTTGATTTATGATGCAGTTCCTAAAAAATTTCCTTCTTCTATTTTTCTTTGTTTTTTTATTTCAATGTTTAGGTAGTCGTAGGCCTATAATTCCTTCCTATGTTGATCCCCAAGGAAGTTTGCGGGATGTGAGTCTCGGGAAAAAATATATGGTTTCGACGGGAAATCCCCTCGCCACAAAAGCTGCCATCAAGGTTTTAGAAGACGGGGGAAACGCAATTGATGCTGCCGTGGCCGCATTGCTTGTGTTAAATGTGACTAATGGAGAGGCTGCCAGTTTTCCGTCTGTGGCGCCAACGTTAGTTTACGATCAAAAATCAGGACAGGTTAAAAGTTATATAGGGGCCGGAACGGCTCCTGGAAAAGCCAATATCGAATGGTTTAAAAAACAAGGTTATGATGTGATGCCCAAAAACTCCATCCTAACACAACTTGTACCTGCTTCACCAGATGTCATCGTACGACTGTTACAAGAACATGGAACAAAATCTTTTTCCGAATTGGTATCACCTGCCATCATTGTAGCAGAAGAAGGATTTCCTGCCAATCGAATCCTTGTTAAAAATTTAGACTTACCATTGTACAAACGATTGGGTTTTACCGTCATCATGCCTTACAATTCGGAAGTGTATCTAGAAAAAAAATGGTGGTATGGGATTCGGGAAGGGGAATTAACAAAACGACAAGACCTCGCAAAAACTTGGCGTTCTATGGCCCTTGAGGAATCAGAAAACTTAAAAAAAGGAAAATCAAGAAACCAAGCCTTAGAATCGGTAAGAGATTATTTTTATAAAGGGCCAATCGCCGATGCCATTGTAAAACTTCATTCTGATAAAGGTGGTCTTTTTACCAAAGAAGATTTGGCAGGTTATGTGGGAGGTTGGGAAAAACCTGTGAGTGGTGAGTTTGGTGAATATAAAATTTTATCCAACCAAACTTGGACACAAGGCCCTGTAGTTCCAATGGTATTACAGCTATTAGATGGAGTGGACTTGAAGTCTATGGGCCATAACTCTCCTGAATACATTCATACTGTATCACAAGCCATCGAACTTGTTGTTGCTGATCGGGAAAGATACTTCGGAGATCCAAAGTTTATTGATGTTCCTATCGATGGATTGTTATCTAAAAAATATGCAATACTACGCCGAAAACTTTTACAAAAAGATGCGTTTGGCCAAACTCCACCAGCAGGGAACCCTTGGGTTTTTTCTTCTAAAAAACCTTCTATTTTTCCTTTTCCACCTAACGATCTAAAGGATCAGGAAATTGACGAAATCAAATATGGAAAGGACACAACCTATTTGAGTATTATCGATTCCAAAGGAAATGCAGTTTCTCTCACTCCCAGTGATTTTCCGCAATCCCCTATGGTTCCGGGAACGGGACTTACTCTCGGAATTCGAATGACTCAGTTTCGATTGGATCCAAACCATCCTTCTGCACTCGCTCCTGGCAAACGACCACGGATCACTCCCAATCCAGGTATGGTGTTGAAAAATGGAAAGTTATGGATGAGTTTTGGAACTCCTGGTGGTGATGTCCAAAGCCAAGCAATGGTTCAATTTTTTCTAAATGTCATTGTGTTTGGAATGGATCCACAAAAAGCAGTAGAAGCACCTAGGTTTCGTTCGGTGAATTGGCCCGATAGTTTTTCTCCACATACCTATCGCCCAGGTGGAATTGAATTAGAAGAATCTTTGTACCAAACTGTATCTGATTCATTAACAAAAAAAGGATATAAGGTATATAAAAAAGGTCATTTGGATAACGATCTTGGTTCTGTTTGTGCCGTTTTGAATGATACAAAGAACAAACGTTTGATAGGTGTTGCTGATCCTAGAGAAGAATCTTGGGCCGAAGGAAAATAACAAGCGATTATGGTAAAAATCCTTCTAATAGAAGATGAACCAGGAATTCAGGAAACCATCCAAATTTCATTGGAATCAGAAGGATTTACTATTTTGGTCACTTCCACTGGAAAGGAAGGGATTCAAAAAGTATCGAACGATATTTCACTCATCATACTCGATATTGGTTTACCTGACCAAAATGGATTTGAAGTTTTAAAAGAAATTAGAAAAAAATACCAAACACCTGTTATCTTTTTGACGGCAAGAAATACGGAGATAGATAAAATTCTTGGACTCGAAATTGGTGCAGATGATTATATTGTAAAACCATTTAGTCCGAGGGAACTTTTGGCAAGGATCCGTGCGATTCTGCGAAGGACAAACCCATCACAAAATCTAGAGGATCATAAACTTAGAATTTCGTTGGATAAAAAGTTGGTTTATTTTAATGGGCAAACACTGAATTTATCTCCTTACGAATACAAAACTATCGAATTATTTTTTAAATGGCCTGGTCGAATTTTTACTCGCGAAGAAATTATGGACAGTGTTTGGACAGAACCGGAAGATAGTTTCGACCGCGCAGTGGATACTGTGATTAAAAACATCCGTGCCAGGTTCAAAGAAATGGAACCAGACTTCGACCCAATTGAAACAAGACGGGGACAAGGGTATGGATTAAAGGAAAAAATATGAACCTTTGGATTCGCATCATCATTAGTTTTTTTTTATCTTAAGCATTGGTTTTTATTATTTAATCGATAAAACAGAAGAATCCATTCGGCCTCGTTATATGGAAACGGTCGAAGAATCACTAAACGATACAGCTCATATTTTATCTGCCATTGTCGAAGAAAGATTGGAAAAGTATCCAAATGAATATTTACAACTTAGTTCGTCCCTCCATTCTTTATTTTCTCCTGTTTTCAAAAACACAGAAAATCGTTCTTTCGAAGCGAAAATTTATTCACTTCTAAAAACAAATACAGACATCCAAGTATATATCGCTAATACAAAAGGAATTGTGATTTTTGATTCTGAGAGTTATCGAGAAGGACTCGACTATTCAAAGTTTAATGATGTTTATTTAACCCTCCAGGGTAAGTATGGAGCAAGATCCAGTAAACTGGTCGATACCGAGGGAGAAGGAGCACTTTTTGTTGCCTCTCCCATCCATTATAAAAATCAAATCATCGGTGTTCTCACTGTCATCAAACCCAAAACAGGTGTGATTCCCTTCATTGAAGAAGCAAAATCAAAATTTTGGCGGATATCCTTACTCGTTGCCTCTGCCATAGCCATTCTATTTAGTTTGTTAGCCTATTTGAGTTTTCGTCCGATTCGAAGGCTTTCTAAGTATGTTACTTCTTTACGAAAAAGAGAAAGAGTTCACTTCCCAAAAATTGGAATTCGGGAACTCAATGAACTCGGCAAGGAAGTGGATTTACTTGTCGAAGAAATTGAAGGAAAAAAATACATAGAGTCCTATGTACAAACCTTAACCCATGAAATCAAAAGTCCACTTTCTTCCATTTTAGCTTCTGTGGAACTATTACAATCCCATCCAACCGAATCGGAACGTCTTACCAAAAATATCCACGAGGAATCCAAACGAATCCAAAAACTCATTGAACAAATGTTAGAACTCACTTCCCTCGAGGGAAAAAAATCTATCTCAATGGAAGACCAAGTTTTGTTGTATGATTTAGTAAATGAAGTCATCACTAGTTTTCAATCGGAACTCCAATGGAAATCTCTTCAAGTAGTTGTGGTTTGCGAAAATAAACTTTGGGAAGTAAAGGGAAATCGAAATTATTTGTTTTTAGCCATTGAAAATCTAGTTAGAAATTCCATCGACTTTGCGAATGAAAAAGATACAATCACGATAGAAATTAAGGAAAATTCTGATCTTCGTCTAAAACTTTCCGTGTTGGACGAAGGTCATTCGATTCCTGATTATGCACTGAACCGGGTAACAGAAAAGTTCTATTCTTTGCCGAGACCAAATAACAACCGTAAGAGTTCTGGTCTCGGACTTAGTATTGTGAGTCAAATTCTAGAACTACACGGAGGGAAATTAGAGATTCAAAATCGAATTCCAAATGGTGTGGAAGTTTCTCTTTTTTTTCAAAAAACATAGATCCTCACAAAACCCTCACAATTCGACCATAAAAGACTCACGGAGATCATCTATCTTAAAGGTAGGAGATTTTTATGAGTAAATTACAAACATCGGTAAATCTTAGGTTGGCCATCCTCGGTGGAATGGTTTTATTATTTATCATCCCTCTTGTTATGGTTGGTTCTTTGATTGAGGAAAGAAGTGCTTCGAGAAACCAAGCGGTTTTGGAAGTGGGAGAAAAATGGGGATCCAACCAAACGATTGTAGGTCCTGTTCTAATGGTTCCTTATAATCTTAGGATTCCAAAATCTGGATCTTCCAAAGAAAAGGACAAATGGGATTATGTAACGGATTACGCCTATTTTTTACCTGAGGAAATGGACTCTTTAGTGGATATGAAAACAGAACTTCGTAAAAGAAGTATCTATGAGATTCCATTATACACGAGTAAGGTGAAAATTACCGGTAAATTTTCTCCTATTTTTTCATCCGACTTTCCTATTGATACCACCTATATTTATTGGGATGATGTTCGGCTCGTTGTTTCCGTTTCTGATCTGAAGGGACTTGGCGGTGAAATGAAATTAACTTTAGCAGGTAAGGATAAAAAGTTTTTACCAGGAACTAGATCTTCTTATTTGCATTCAGGACTGAACGCCACTGTTTCGATCGGAGAAGCAGGAAACTCCATTCCGTTTGAAATTCAATTAGAAGTTAAAGGTTCCGAATCATTTTCCGTGATCCCCATCGGTAAAAAATCTAAACTAATGATGAGTTCCGATTGGAAAGATCCTTCTTTTAACGGAAATCTTTTGCCTAAGGATCGTTCCGTCAATGAGGAAGGATTTTCTGCGGTTTGGGAATCTTCTTATTTTGCAAGATCTTATCCACAAATCATCCATTCCATGAATGATTCCATTTTAGAGACAATATTAAATTCCGGATATGGAGTGAGTCTTGTGATCCCAGTGGATCATTATTTAAAAATGGAAAGGTCAGTAAAATATGGACTTCTTTTCATTGTGACTAGTTTCGCTTTGTTCTTTCTTATGGAAGTGTTTGGCGGAGTTTTATTACATCCCATCCAGTACGTCCTCATTGGAAGTGCCATGGTTTTGTTTTATATTCTCAACTTATCTTTTTCAGAACATTTGGGATTTTTACCGGCATACATTCTTTCGAGTTTGGCAGTGACAGGTCTCATTGGTTATTACGCCATTAATGTATTAAAAAATCAAAAGAAGGGACTCATTACTGCATCTTATTATCTTGTTTTGTATTCTTTTTTGTATGTGATTTTGGCTTCAGAAGAACAAGCCTTACTTCTTGGATCTTTGGCATTGTTTATGGTTCTTGCCGCAGTCATGCACTTCACTCGTAAAGTGGACTGGTATCAGTTTGGAGGAAAAAATGTTGGTTAATGGAAAGGAAAAACTTCGATGAAAAGTGGAAAGTAAATAAGATAATAAACGAAAGTCCTAACAGGTGTCACCCTGTTAGGAAAAGTTTTTTTACTCACCAAAACTTTTTGAAAATTCTACGGTTATATTAAGTGAAGAATATTCCATTTTTTGTTTTTGTGAACCCTCTAAAGCTGAATATACAACTGACGAGTCAATATCACCTAAGAAAATAAAATAGTTATTGTATTTGACTCTATATTTTTCAACGGAATAACCCCATCGGGTGGCAAACCATGATGAAAAACGAAAAATAAAGTCTAAGGTAGTTTTTTCTCCGGTGTAATTCACGTTTCCATTCGCAAGTTCATAAAACATCACATTGGTGGTTACGTTCCTAAATGTAAATGGTACGGAATCAACTCTGACTTTAGTATCATCACCGACAATATTGTAAAACTGGTTTCCCAAATGAATTTCAAACCAACGCATCGGTTTAATTTCCAAGTGAATGCCCGGAACATAACCTTTTGCCTGCATAGCAAAATCTCGCCCCATAATACCTATACCAGAATTAGTTGGCAAAAAATTAAATGTAACAGTACCTATAGTAGTGGCTTGATCAAGACTGACTCTTCTTAAGCTGACTCCAAGATTAAAGTTAGGAGATAGCGGATGAAAGTAACCAGCCCCAAATCCTTTATAAGATTCTTTGAATCTAAAACCTTCTGAATCGTTATCTGATGTTGGGACATTTACCAACCTTCTATTTTCATAGATCAGGCGGAATTTATCTAAATATCTATATTCAAGTTCGTATTGTCTCGAACCACCAGTTTGATCTTTTTGTTTAGAAAAAGCGTTAAGAGCAGCGTATTCATCAAACCCATTGACCAACATATAATTAATAGGTTCGTATTTTAGATAATCCATCACAGGGAAACGTAATCCCCCTGATCCATCAACACCGCGGATAAAAACTCGATGTTTGTCTGGTGTGATTACCTTGGGTAATTCATGAGTTGAGTCGAACTCTTTCGCAAATAAACTGTTAGTAGATAAAATTGTTATCCATAAAACAGTAATTAGTATTTTATGTGCCACTGTTTATTCTCCCCAAACAATCACACATTCGCGATAGAAAATTCCAATAGGCAAAATAGTTAAAGATTCTCTGTCGATGACAGCAATTTTTTTGATATTTGCATGTTGGGTTGCTTCCTCAATTGAGTTTCCCGAACCATAAAAGAAAGGATACGTGATGAACCCAGAAAAACTACAAGACTTTCCAAACTTTTCAACTTTAGCCGAGGTGACCATAGCTCCCGTGGCATCTCCATTCAAATGTTGGGTGGTATAGGAGTAAAAATAACTTGGAAACGGAGTGGTTACGCAGTTTGAAAAAAGTAATAAACTTAAAAAAGCAAAAATAAGATATTTCATAATTATTCTCCTGACACAATGGTACAGTATGTTCGATAAAAACCTGTTAACAAAGAAGTGGTAGAATGGTCGATGGTTGCTATTTTACTAATTCCATTCTTTTTTGCAATTGATCCAGCCCCTGCATCCCCATAACTAAAAAGGTATAAAACAGTAAATTGGCAGTCGGTTGCTTCTTTAGTTGATGTTACGTTATTTTCTGGATTAAACGTACCTGCAAATTTTGTAGAAGTAAATATGTAACCGTGAGTTGGCCCAATCGCACAATTTGTAAGAAGAAATGCACTTAAGATAATACAAAATATCGTTTTTGTTTTCATGATAATACCTATTTATGATCCTTTGATAATCGTACAAACTCGATGGTAGAGAACACCCATGGCAATACCAATTTGTTCGTAATCTAAATATGCAATTTTTTTAATGTTCCCATTTCTTTTTGCAGCTTCAATAGAGGAATCACCAGAGGAAACTAAATATAAAAAAGTATGACTACAACTTTTGCCTTCATAATGGGCTTCTGCATTGATTCCAAGTGGCCCAGGAACGTATGTTTTGTGAAAGAAGAAACCACCTTTTGAAAAAACGGAAGGGGTTGAGTATTCCCTTGTTGGGTTTGTATTTGCACTTGGGACTAAACTTGAATGTACCGATCCTCCACTGCAATTTTGAATGAATAGAATGATTGTAAATACGATTACAATAAAAATGATTTTTTTCACATGTTTCTCCATGAAGATTTTCATACAGTGAAAATATTTTGGTCTTTTGTGTCAATCGAGTCGAAAGTTTTCTATGAAAAACTAACAGAGAATCTGTGGTTACTTATGAAATACCTAAAATATTCAAAAAATTGAAGATTCTAATGGAATTAGAGTTGTAACCTAATGTATGTATTGTGAATATAAGATGATTCTTGTTAGGTAGTGCTTTTCTTTCGAGGATTCTTTTTTTCCCCCATAGTATCAAATTTTCATCGGTTTGGTTTACTTTTGATAATTCATAAAGATAAATTCTCTTTTTCCGTAGTTTTTTGATAATTCTAAGGCATTTGATTCGTCCCATTTCTATTGGGGTG from Leptospira noumeaensis includes:
- a CDS encoding gamma-glutamyltransferase family protein, which produces MMQFLKNFLLLFFFVFLFQCLGSRRPIIPSYVDPQGSLRDVSLGKKYMVSTGNPLATKAAIKVLEDGGNAIDAAVAALLVLNVTNGEAASFPSVAPTLVYDQKSGQVKSYIGAGTAPGKANIEWFKKQGYDVMPKNSILTQLVPASPDVIVRLLQEHGTKSFSELVSPAIIVAEEGFPANRILVKNLDLPLYKRLGFTVIMPYNSEVYLEKKWWYGIREGELTKRQDLAKTWRSMALEESENLKKGKSRNQALESVRDYFYKGPIADAIVKLHSDKGGLFTKEDLAGYVGGWEKPVSGEFGEYKILSNQTWTQGPVVPMVLQLLDGVDLKSMGHNSPEYIHTVSQAIELVVADRERYFGDPKFIDVPIDGLLSKKYAILRRKLLQKDAFGQTPPAGNPWVFSSKKPSIFPFPPNDLKDQEIDEIKYGKDTTYLSIIDSKGNAVSLTPSDFPQSPMVPGTGLTLGIRMTQFRLDPNHPSALAPGKRPRITPNPGMVLKNGKLWMSFGTPGGDVQSQAMVQFFLNVIVFGMDPQKAVEAPRFRSVNWPDSFSPHTYRPGGIELEESLYQTVSDSLTKKGYKVYKKGHLDNDLGSVCAVLNDTKNKRLIGVADPREESWAEGK
- a CDS encoding TRL domain-containing protein, whose amino-acid sequence is MKYLIFAFLSLLLFSNCVTTPFPSYFYSYTTQHLNGDATGAMVTSAKVEKFGKSCSFSGFITYPFFYGSGNSIEEATQHANIKKIAVIDRESLTILPIGIFYRECVIVWGE
- a CDS encoding DUF4349 domain-containing protein codes for the protein MKNRIKIIFLVLFVIFLNCGKEANEESVATVESAKMSSDMPLEKKVAPSAPRAEVISETEPTPNQLGQVFVPIQNTTERLLEYQVQLNYQTPDLIKTRKDLLSFITKYGFIESSSAVNMDSPYMNLRVHIKSEKLYEALIELDTYGVLLSEDISTVDHTEGMVWQKIKSNREKLRLVRRTNANNQTSANSKNWEAIEEAITDSENNLDNSEHEIWKIKDKVKWATLSINFTTPIPADRIQVPVYKNAFIGILNLFLELTYYFIWILPLVIVFGILYFPLKKIYQHFKK
- a CDS encoding response regulator, whose product is MVKILLIEDEPGIQETIQISLESEGFTILVTSTGKEGIQKVSNDISLIILDIGLPDQNGFEVLKEIRKKYQTPVIFLTARNTEIDKILGLEIGADDYIVKPFSPRELLARIRAILRRTNPSQNLEDHKLRISLDKKLVYFNGQTLNLSPYEYKTIELFFKWPGRIFTREEIMDSVWTEPEDSFDRAVDTVIKNIRARFKEMEPDFDPIETRRGQGYGLKEKI
- a CDS encoding TRL-like family protein, which codes for MKTKTIFCIILSAFLLTNCAIGPTHGYIFTSTKFAGTFNPENNVTSTKEATDCQFTVLYLFSYGDAGAGSIAKKNGISKIATIDHSTTSLLTGFYRTYCTIVSGE
- the creD gene encoding cell envelope integrity protein CreD; translation: MSKLQTSVNLRLAILGGMVLLFIIPLVMVGSLIEERSASRNQAVLEVGEKWGSNQTIVGPVLMVPYNLRIPKSGSSKEKDKWDYVTDYAYFLPEEMDSLVDMKTELRKRSIYEIPLYTSKVKITGKFSPIFSSDFPIDTTYIYWDDVRLVVSVSDLKGLGGEMKLTLAGKDKKFLPGTRSSYLHSGLNATVSIGEAGNSIPFEIQLEVKGSESFSVIPIGKKSKLMMSSDWKDPSFNGNLLPKDRSVNEEGFSAVWESSYFARSYPQIIHSMNDSILETILNSGYGVSLVIPVDHYLKMERSVKYGLLFIVTSFALFFLMEVFGGVLLHPIQYVLIGSAMVLFYILNLSFSEHLGFLPAYILSSLAVTGLIGYYAINVLKNQKKGLITASYYLVLYSFLYVILASEEQALLLGSLALFMVLAAVMHFTRKVDWYQFGGKNVG
- a CDS encoding U32 family peptidase C-terminal domain-containing protein, which encodes MSQIRKIPELLLPAGNLDKLEIAYMFGADAAYCGVPRFSLRARENDFTMEALEKGVTLARELGKKIYFTVNNIPRNSKLPSYPKYLDQMAALKPDAFIMADPGLILMTKEAHPEIDIHISVQANTMNYAAVRFWKQFGATRVILSREVSISEIAEIKNQVPDMEIEVFVHGSICIAHSGRCFMSNYFKKRDANQGSCNNACRDLYKVFVTNPKQNEEPMELITDDEGTFLMNSKDLRAIEFLQELCDAGVDSVKVEGRTKNDYYVGMVARSYRHTLDRISRGESFDRKWLEELDKVSSRKYFSGFLTRGMEDRIPEEEREFQNNEFGTSLFMSQKYAGLVKEYKSDTKRIVIEVKNKIQKGDVMEVITAVDSNPLTFTVDQIFYKQNLVEVISGGMGTVELGIPFAIPSRSFLSKKL
- the lsa14 gene encoding adhesin Lsa14; protein product: MKKIIFIVIVFTIILFIQNCSGGSVHSSLVPSANTNPTREYSTPSVFSKGGFFFHKTYVPGPLGINAEAHYEGKSCSHTFLYLVSSGDSSIEAAKRNGNIKKIAYLDYEQIGIAMGVLYHRVCTIIKGS
- the creC gene encoding two-component system sensor histidine kinase CreC; its protein translation is MLSIGFYYLIDKTEESIRPRYMETVEESLNDTAHILSAIVEERLEKYPNEYLQLSSSLHSLFSPVFKNTENRSFEAKIYSLLKTNTDIQVYIANTKGIVIFDSESYREGLDYSKFNDVYLTLQGKYGARSSKLVDTEGEGALFVASPIHYKNQIIGVLTVIKPKTGVIPFIEEAKSKFWRISLLVASAIAILFSLLAYLSFRPIRRLSKYVTSLRKRERVHFPKIGIRELNELGKEVDLLVEEIEGKKYIESYVQTLTHEIKSPLSSILASVELLQSHPTESERLTKNIHEESKRIQKLIEQMLELTSLEGKKSISMEDQVLLYDLVNEVITSFQSELQWKSLQVVVVCENKLWEVKGNRNYLFLAIENLVRNSIDFANEKDTITIEIKENSDLRLKLSVLDEGHSIPDYALNRVTEKFYSLPRPNNNRKSSGLGLSIVSQILELHGGKLEIQNRIPNGVEVSLFFQKT